A genomic window from Flintibacter sp. KGMB00164 includes:
- the rpoC gene encoding DNA-directed RNA polymerase subunit beta', whose product MSYAEFDAIQIGIASPEKIREWSYGEVKRPETINYRTLKPEKDGLFCEKIFGPTKDWECNCGKYKKIRYKGKICDRCGVEITRSKVRRERMGHIELAAPVSHIWYFKGIPSRMGLLLDISPRILEKVLYFASYIVIDPGFTPLSRNQILSEKEYRDMREKYEDDFDAGMGAEAVKKLLQQIDLEQLSDQLRKELKDASGQKKARIVKRLEVVDAFRISGNKPEWMIIDVLPVIPPEIRPMVPLDGGRYASSDLNDLYRRVINRNNRLKRLIQLNAPDIIVRNEKRMLQEAVDALIDNGRRGRAVTGANNRALKSLSDMLKGKQGRFRQNLLGKRVDYSGRSVIVVGPSLKIYQCGLPKEMAIELFRPFVMKKLVDDGLANNIKAAKKMVEKGEAAVWDALEFVIKDHPVMLNRAPTLHRLGIQAFEPVLVEGRAIKLHPLVCTAFNADFDGDQMAVHVPLSAEAQTEARVLMLSANNLLRPQDGGPVTIPSQDMILGAYYLTYAREEGGLGHCFADKDEAMLAYDSGIVTLHTPIKVRMYREINGVMEHKLVETTVGRLIYNEAIPQDLGFVDRTNPETMFDPEINFVVGKKQLGKIIDKCITKHGFTVSAGVLDAIKDLGYHYSTRGSLTVAIADMTVPQKKYELIGDTEKEIIKIDRQYRRGLITNEERYRLSVQAWEKTTADVTTALQESMDRYNPIFMMADSGARGSMAQIRQLAGMRGLMADTSGRTIEIPIKANFREGLSVLEYFISSRGARKGMADTALRTADSGYLTRRLVDVSQEVIIREDDCGTDDGIMVSEIEEHGQVIETFAERIHGRYATADIVDPETGELLFTKDTMLRKENAEVLEAHGIHAVKIRSVLTCRARSGVCAKCYGINLAIGEPVGAGEAVGIIAAQSIGEPGTQLTMRTFHTGGVAGGDITQGLPRVEELFEARKPKKMAQLAEIGGRVTIEETKRNVMCNLTITANDGEVVTYALPYSAGIKVKDGDTVEKGFQLTEGALSPHEVLRIRGLSDCHNYLIREVQKVYRQQGVDTNDKHIEVIVRQMMRKVRVEDAGDSDLLSGSTIDIIEFLDAEQAVKDRIAAGEKNEMGEELRLPTCTRLLMGITKASLATESFLSAASFQETTKVLTEAAIKGKVDHLLGLKENVIIGKLIPAGSGLTQYRKFDTFDDEGNLTAQDGGIVADALEAPESEDAGEELLFEEGAMELESESVEEDQAPEL is encoded by the coding sequence ATGAGTTACGCTGAGTTTGACGCCATCCAGATTGGCATCGCCTCCCCTGAGAAGATCCGCGAGTGGTCTTACGGCGAGGTCAAGCGCCCCGAGACCATCAACTACCGCACTCTGAAGCCCGAGAAGGACGGCCTGTTCTGTGAAAAGATCTTTGGCCCCACCAAGGACTGGGAGTGTAACTGCGGCAAGTATAAGAAGATCCGCTACAAGGGCAAGATCTGTGACCGCTGCGGCGTAGAGATCACCCGCTCCAAGGTCCGCCGTGAGCGTATGGGCCACATCGAGCTGGCTGCCCCTGTTTCCCACATCTGGTACTTCAAGGGTATCCCCTCCCGGATGGGCCTGCTGCTGGACATCAGCCCCCGCATCCTGGAGAAGGTGCTGTACTTCGCCAGCTATATTGTGATTGACCCCGGCTTCACCCCCCTGTCCCGCAACCAGATCCTCTCCGAGAAGGAGTACCGGGACATGCGGGAGAAGTACGAGGATGACTTTGACGCCGGCATGGGCGCCGAGGCCGTGAAGAAGCTGCTGCAGCAGATCGATCTGGAGCAGCTCTCCGACCAGCTTCGCAAGGAGCTCAAGGACGCCTCCGGCCAGAAGAAGGCCCGCATCGTCAAGCGTCTGGAAGTGGTAGATGCCTTCCGCATCTCCGGCAACAAGCCTGAGTGGATGATCATTGACGTGCTGCCCGTCATTCCCCCCGAGATCCGGCCCATGGTTCCCCTGGACGGCGGCCGCTACGCCTCCTCTGACCTCAACGACCTCTACCGCCGGGTCATCAACCGCAACAACCGACTCAAGCGCCTGATCCAGCTCAACGCTCCTGACATCATCGTGCGCAACGAGAAGCGTATGCTCCAGGAGGCGGTGGACGCCCTGATCGACAACGGCCGCCGCGGCCGTGCCGTCACCGGCGCCAACAACCGCGCTCTGAAGTCCCTGAGCGACATGCTGAAGGGTAAGCAGGGCCGCTTCCGTCAGAACCTGCTGGGTAAGCGTGTCGACTACTCCGGCCGTTCCGTTATCGTGGTCGGCCCCTCCCTGAAGATCTACCAGTGTGGTCTGCCCAAGGAGATGGCCATCGAGCTGTTCCGCCCCTTCGTGATGAAGAAGCTGGTGGACGACGGTCTGGCCAACAACATCAAGGCCGCCAAGAAGATGGTGGAGAAGGGCGAGGCCGCTGTGTGGGACGCCCTGGAGTTCGTCATCAAGGATCACCCCGTCATGCTCAACCGTGCGCCTACCCTGCACCGTCTGGGTATCCAGGCCTTCGAGCCTGTCCTGGTGGAGGGCCGCGCCATCAAGCTGCACCCCCTGGTGTGTACCGCCTTTAACGCCGACTTCGACGGCGACCAGATGGCTGTCCACGTACCCCTGTCTGCCGAGGCTCAGACCGAGGCCCGGGTGCTCATGCTCTCTGCCAACAACCTGCTGCGTCCCCAGGACGGCGGCCCTGTTACCATCCCCTCTCAGGATATGATCCTGGGTGCCTACTACCTCACCTATGCCCGTGAGGAGGGCGGCCTGGGCCACTGTTTTGCCGACAAGGACGAGGCCATGCTGGCCTACGACTCCGGCATCGTCACCCTCCATACCCCCATCAAGGTGCGTATGTACCGTGAGATCAATGGTGTTATGGAGCACAAGCTGGTGGAGACCACCGTGGGCCGTCTGATCTACAACGAGGCCATTCCTCAGGATCTGGGCTTTGTGGACCGCACCAACCCCGAGACCATGTTCGACCCCGAGATCAACTTCGTGGTGGGCAAGAAGCAGCTGGGCAAGATCATCGACAAGTGCATTACCAAGCACGGCTTCACCGTTTCCGCCGGTGTGCTGGACGCCATCAAGGATCTGGGCTACCACTACTCCACCCGCGGATCTCTGACCGTCGCCATCGCCGATATGACTGTACCTCAGAAGAAGTACGAACTGATCGGCGACACCGAGAAGGAGATCATCAAGATCGACCGGCAGTACCGCCGCGGTCTGATCACCAACGAGGAGCGCTACCGCCTGTCTGTTCAGGCCTGGGAAAAGACCACCGCCGACGTGACCACCGCCCTGCAGGAGTCCATGGACCGCTACAATCCTATCTTCATGATGGCTGATTCCGGTGCCCGTGGTAGTATGGCTCAGATCCGTCAGCTGGCCGGTATGCGTGGCCTGATGGCCGATACCTCCGGCCGTACCATCGAGATCCCCATCAAGGCCAACTTCCGTGAAGGCCTTTCCGTACTGGAGTACTTCATCTCCTCCCGAGGCGCCCGAAAGGGTATGGCCGATACCGCTCTGCGTACCGCCGACTCTGGTTACCTGACCCGTCGTCTGGTTGACGTCTCCCAGGAGGTCATCATCCGCGAGGACGACTGTGGTACCGACGATGGTATCATGGTCAGCGAGATCGAAGAGCACGGCCAGGTCATTGAGACCTTCGCTGAGCGTATCCATGGCCGCTATGCCACCGCGGATATCGTCGATCCTGAGACCGGCGAGCTGCTCTTCACCAAGGACACCATGCTCCGCAAGGAGAATGCCGAGGTCCTGGAGGCCCACGGCATCCATGCCGTCAAGATCCGCTCCGTACTCACCTGCCGCGCCCGCAGCGGTGTGTGCGCCAAGTGCTACGGCATCAACCTGGCCATCGGCGAGCCTGTGGGCGCCGGCGAGGCCGTTGGTATCATCGCTGCTCAGTCCATCGGTGAGCCTGGTACCCAGCTGACCATGCGTACCTTCCACACTGGCGGCGTAGCCGGCGGCGATATCACCCAGGGTCTTCCCCGAGTCGAAGAACTCTTCGAGGCCCGCAAGCCCAAGAAGATGGCCCAGCTGGCCGAGATTGGCGGCCGCGTGACCATCGAGGAGACCAAGCGCAATGTCATGTGCAACCTGACCATCACCGCCAACGACGGCGAGGTGGTGACCTACGCTCTGCCTTACTCCGCCGGTATCAAGGTCAAGGACGGCGACACCGTGGAGAAGGGCTTCCAGCTCACCGAGGGCGCTCTGTCTCCCCACGAGGTGCTGCGTATCCGCGGCCTGTCCGACTGTCATAACTATCTGATCCGCGAGGTTCAGAAGGTGTACCGTCAGCAGGGCGTTGACACCAACGATAAGCACATCGAGGTTATTGTCCGTCAGATGATGCGGAAGGTCCGTGTGGAGGACGCCGGTGATTCCGATCTGCTGTCCGGCTCCACCATCGACATCATCGAGTTCCTGGATGCCGAGCAGGCGGTCAAGGACCGTATCGCTGCCGGCGAGAAGAACGAGATGGGCGAGGAGCTGCGTCTGCCCACCTGCACCCGTCTGCTCATGGGTATCACCAAGGCCTCTCTGGCCACCGAGTCCTTCCTGTCCGCCGCCTCCTTCCAGGAGACCACCAAGGTGCTCACCGAGGCTGCCATCAAGGGTAAGGTGGACCACCTGCTGGGCCTGAAGGAGAACGTGATCATCGGTAAGCTGATCCCTGCCGGTTCCGGTCTGACTCAGTACCGCAAGTTTGATACCTTCGACGACGAGGGCAACCTCACCGCTCAGGACGGCGGCATTGTGGCCGACGCTCTGGAGGCTCCCGAGAGCGAGGACGCCGGGGAGGAGCTGCTCTTCGAGGAGGGCGCTATGGAACTGGAGTCTGAGTCCGTGGAAGAGGACCAGGCGCCTGAGCTGTAA